In Yersinia enterocolitica subsp. enterocolitica, one DNA window encodes the following:
- the mukB gene encoding chromosome partition protein MukB, translating to MIERGKFRSLTLVNWNGFFARTFDLDELVTTLSGGNGAGKSTTMAAFVTALIPDLTLLHFRNTTEAGATSGSRDKGLHGKLRAGVCYSTLDVVNSRHQRVIVGVRLQQVAGRDRKVDIKPFTIQGLPTAIQPTQILTEVVGERQARVLSLQELKESVEAMEGVQFKQFNSITDYHSLMFDLGVIPKRLRSSADRSKFYRLIEASLYGGISSAITRSLRDYLLPENSGVRKAFQDMEAALRENRMTLEAIRVTQSDRDLFKHLISEATSYVAADYMRHANERRIHLDGALVLRRELLASRKQLVTEQYRHVEMSRELAEQSGAESDLETDYQAASDHLSLVQTAMRQQEKIERYQSDLEELTYRLEEQNEVVAEASEQQADNEARAEAAELEVDELKSQLADYQQALDVQQTRAIQYQQALQALERARALCQLPELTADNAEDWLETFQAKEQEATEALLQLEQKLSVADAAHSQFEQAYQLVVSIAGQVSRSEAWQTARELLRDWPSQQHLAERVQPLRMRLSELEQRLRAQQDAERLLQEFCKRQGQAYQPEELEELQRELESTVEELSLSVSDAGERRMEMRQELEQIKLKIQELTARAPVWLAAQDALSQLSEQSGEALEDSRQVTECMQQLLERERETTVERDEVAAAKRAIDAQIERLSQPSGAEDSRMIALAERFGGVLLSEIYDDVTLDDAPYFSALYGPSRHGIVVPDLSLVRDQLAGLEDCPEDLYLIEGDPQSFDDSVFAVEELEKAVVVKIADRQWRYSRYPEVPLFGRAARENRLEALYQERDSLAERYATLSFDVQKTQRLHQAFSRFIGSHLAVAFDSDPEAEIRLLNTRRGEIERALNAHEERNQQQRQQFEQAKEGISALNRLIPLVSLLLDDTLADRVEEITEELTEAQEAARHIQKHGASLTKLEPLLAVLQSDPQQHEQLKENYAQAQNSQRQAKQQAFALVEVVQRRAHFGYTDSAGMLTENSDLNDKLRQRLEQAEAERTRAREQLRQYQAQFTQYNQVLASLKSSYDAKRDMLKELSQELVDIGVQADANAEARARTRRDELHAALSTNRSRRNQLEKQLTFCEAEMDSLQKKLRKLERDYHQIREQVVNAKAGWCAVMRMVKDNGVERRLHRRELAYMDGDELRSMSDKALGALRLAVADNEHLRDVLRMSEDPKRPERKIQFYIAVYQHLRERIRQDIIRTDDPVEAIEQMEIELGRLTEELTAREQKLAISSKSVSNIIRKTIQREQNRIRMLNQGLQAVSFGQVKSVRLNVNVREAHATLLDVLSEQQEQHQDLFNSNRLTFSEALAKLYQRLNPQMDMGQRLPQTIGEELLDYRNYLELEVEVNRGADGWLRAESGALSTGEAIGTGMSILVMVVQSWEEESRRLRGKDISPCRLLFLDEAARLDAKSIATLFELCERLEMQLIIAAPENISPEKGTTYKLVRKVFQNHEHVHVVGLRGFANEIPTLPSIPVEQ from the coding sequence ATGATTGAACGCGGTAAATTTCGCTCACTGACCTTGGTTAACTGGAATGGTTTCTTTGCCCGAACCTTCGATCTTGATGAGCTGGTCACCACCTTATCAGGGGGGAATGGTGCGGGTAAATCCACCACTATGGCGGCTTTCGTCACTGCATTGATCCCAGACTTGACCTTGCTGCACTTTCGTAACACCACCGAAGCGGGTGCTACCAGCGGCTCTCGTGATAAAGGTTTGCACGGTAAATTGCGCGCTGGCGTGTGTTACTCCACTTTAGATGTGGTCAACTCCCGCCATCAGCGGGTGATTGTAGGGGTACGCCTACAACAAGTCGCAGGGCGTGACCGCAAAGTTGATATCAAGCCGTTCACTATTCAAGGCCTTCCGACGGCGATTCAACCAACACAGATCCTCACTGAAGTTGTCGGTGAGCGCCAAGCGCGCGTGTTGTCACTGCAAGAGTTGAAAGAAAGTGTTGAAGCAATGGAAGGGGTGCAGTTTAAGCAATTTAACTCCATCACCGATTACCACTCATTGATGTTTGATTTGGGTGTAATTCCCAAACGTCTGCGCTCTTCTGCTGACCGCAGCAAATTCTATCGTTTGATTGAAGCCTCATTGTATGGCGGTATTTCCAGCGCGATTACTCGCTCGCTGCGCGATTATTTATTGCCAGAAAACAGCGGGGTACGTAAAGCTTTCCAGGATATGGAAGCGGCGTTACGCGAAAACCGTATGACCCTTGAGGCTATACGTGTTACTCAGTCCGACCGTGACCTGTTTAAGCATCTGATTTCCGAAGCGACCTCCTACGTTGCCGCTGACTATATGCGCCATGCCAATGAGCGGCGCATTCATCTTGACGGCGCTTTGGTATTGCGTCGTGAGTTGCTGGCTAGCCGCAAACAACTGGTGACCGAGCAGTATCGCCATGTCGAGATGTCTCGTGAGCTGGCTGAGCAAAGTGGGGCTGAGTCTGATCTTGAAACTGATTATCAGGCCGCCAGCGACCACTTGAGTCTGGTGCAAACCGCGATGCGCCAGCAAGAAAAAATCGAGCGCTACCAAAGTGATTTGGAAGAGCTGACTTACCGGTTGGAAGAGCAAAATGAAGTTGTCGCGGAGGCCAGCGAACAGCAGGCTGATAACGAAGCTCGTGCCGAAGCCGCTGAGTTGGAAGTGGATGAACTGAAAAGCCAGTTGGCTGATTATCAGCAAGCGCTGGATGTTCAGCAGACCCGTGCCATTCAGTATCAGCAAGCATTACAAGCATTGGAACGTGCCCGTGCGCTGTGCCAGTTACCTGAATTAACGGCGGATAACGCCGAAGATTGGCTGGAAACTTTCCAAGCCAAAGAGCAGGAAGCCACCGAGGCGCTATTGCAACTTGAGCAAAAGCTGAGTGTCGCTGACGCCGCACACAGTCAATTTGAGCAAGCCTACCAGTTAGTGGTGAGTATCGCCGGTCAGGTTAGCCGCAGCGAGGCCTGGCAAACTGCCCGTGAATTATTGCGTGATTGGCCGTCGCAGCAACATTTGGCCGAACGCGTTCAACCATTGCGCATGCGTTTGTCCGAACTGGAGCAGCGTTTACGCGCGCAGCAAGATGCCGAGCGCTTGTTGCAAGAGTTCTGTAAACGCCAGGGGCAAGCCTATCAACCGGAAGAGCTGGAAGAGCTGCAACGTGAGTTGGAATCAACGGTTGAAGAGCTTTCTCTCAGTGTCAGTGATGCCGGTGAGCGGCGCATGGAAATGCGTCAGGAACTCGAGCAAATTAAGCTCAAAATTCAGGAATTGACGGCGCGTGCCCCGGTTTGGCTGGCGGCACAAGATGCCCTGAGCCAACTGAGTGAGCAGAGCGGTGAGGCGCTGGAAGACAGCCGTCAAGTGACGGAATGTATGCAGCAGTTGCTGGAGCGCGAGCGCGAAACCACCGTCGAGCGTGACGAAGTGGCGGCAGCTAAACGGGCTATTGATGCTCAAATTGAGCGCTTGAGCCAGCCAAGTGGTGCTGAAGATTCACGGATGATTGCGTTGGCCGAGCGTTTTGGTGGCGTGCTGTTATCCGAAATTTACGACGATGTGACTCTTGATGATGCACCATACTTCTCCGCGCTGTATGGCCCGTCTCGCCACGGTATTGTGGTGCCTGATTTGTCATTAGTGCGCGACCAATTGGCAGGGTTGGAAGATTGCCCGGAAGATTTGTATCTCATCGAAGGGGACCCGCAGTCATTTGATGACAGTGTCTTTGCCGTCGAAGAACTTGAAAAAGCGGTGGTGGTGAAAATTGCCGATCGCCAATGGCGTTACTCCCGCTATCCAGAAGTGCCACTGTTTGGCCGCGCAGCCCGTGAAAATCGGCTAGAAGCGCTGTATCAAGAACGTGATAGCCTGGCAGAGCGCTATGCGACGCTGTCGTTTGATGTGCAAAAAACGCAACGGTTACATCAGGCATTCAGCCGGTTTATTGGTTCTCATCTGGCGGTGGCATTCGACTCTGATCCGGAAGCAGAGATTCGGTTGCTGAATACCCGCCGTGGAGAAATCGAACGCGCTCTGAACGCGCATGAAGAAAGAAATCAGCAACAACGTCAGCAATTCGAACAAGCCAAAGAGGGCATTTCAGCCCTTAATCGTTTGATCCCGCTAGTGTCATTGTTGCTTGACGATACTCTGGCTGACCGTGTTGAAGAAATTACGGAAGAGCTGACAGAAGCACAAGAAGCGGCACGCCATATTCAGAAACACGGTGCGTCCCTGACTAAACTTGAACCGCTGTTGGCGGTATTGCAAAGCGATCCGCAGCAACACGAACAGTTAAAAGAGAACTATGCGCAGGCGCAGAACAGTCAGCGTCAGGCCAAGCAGCAAGCATTCGCTTTAGTTGAAGTGGTGCAGCGTCGCGCGCACTTTGGTTATACCGATTCTGCGGGGATGTTGACCGAAAACTCTGACCTTAATGATAAACTGCGTCAGCGCCTGGAACAGGCAGAAGCGGAGCGTACTCGCGCCCGTGAGCAGCTACGTCAATATCAGGCGCAGTTTACCCAATACAATCAAGTGCTGGCGTCATTGAAAAGTTCATATGATGCCAAACGTGACATGCTCAAAGAGTTGAGTCAGGAGCTGGTGGATATTGGCGTTCAGGCCGATGCTAATGCCGAAGCGCGTGCCCGTACCCGTCGTGATGAACTGCATGCTGCACTAAGCACTAACCGTTCGCGCCGTAATCAGTTGGAAAAACAACTGACCTTCTGTGAAGCCGAGATGGACAGTTTGCAGAAGAAACTGCGCAAACTGGAGCGGGATTATCATCAGATTCGTGAGCAGGTAGTTAATGCGAAAGCGGGTTGGTGTGCGGTGATGCGCATGGTGAAAGATAATGGTGTTGAGCGCCGTTTACATCGCCGAGAGCTGGCCTATATGGATGGCGATGAGCTGCGTTCTATGTCGGATAAGGCGCTGGGGGCATTGCGTCTGGCGGTAGCGGATAATGAGCATTTACGCGATGTGCTGCGTATGTCTGAAGATCCCAAACGGCCTGAGCGCAAAATCCAATTCTATATTGCGGTGTATCAGCATCTGCGTGAGCGTATCCGTCAGGATATTATCCGCACTGATGACCCAGTCGAAGCCATTGAGCAAATGGAGATTGAACTGGGCCGTTTGACCGAAGAATTGACCGCCCGCGAACAGAAACTGGCCATCAGCTCGAAAAGTGTGTCGAATATCATTCGTAAAACCATTCAGCGCGAGCAGAACCGGATTCGTATGCTGAATCAGGGCTTGCAAGCGGTATCATTCGGCCAGGTTAAGAGTGTGCGGCTAAATGTGAATGTGCGCGAAGCTCATGCGACCTTGCTGGATGTGCTGTCTGAACAACAAGAGCAACATCAGGACTTGTTCAACAGTAATCGTCTGACCTTCTCTGAAGCACTGGCAAAACTGTATCAGCGCCTGAACCCACAAATGGATATGGGCCAGCGTTTACCGCAAACCATCGGCGAAGAGTTACTTGATTACCGTAACTATTTAGAGCTGGAAGTTGAAGTTAACCGCGGTGCTGATGGCTGGCTACGTGCCGAGAGTGGCGCACTGTCTACCGGTGAGGCTATCGGTACTGGTATGTCTATTCTGGTGATGGTGGTACAGAGTTGGGAAGAAGAATCGCGCCGTTTACGCGGTAAAGATATTTCGCCGTGCCGCTTACTGTTCCTCGATGAAGCTGCGCGTTTGGATGCAAAATCTATCGCGACATTATTTGAATTGTGTGAGCGGTTAGAAATGCAATTAATTATTGCTGCGCCAGAAAATATCAGCCCAGAAAAAGGGACCACCTATAAGCTGGTGCGAAAAGTCTTCCAAAACCATGAACATGTACACGTGGTTGGCTTGCGCGGTTTTGCAAATGAAATACCAACATTGCCATCTATACCCGTTGAGCAATGA
- the mukE gene encoding chromosome partition protein MukE gives MSSTNIEVVMPVKLAQALANSLFPALDSQLRAGRHIGIDELDNHAFLMDFQEQLEEFYTRYNVELIRAPEGFFYLRPRSTTLIPRSVLSELDMMVGKILCYLYLSPERLAHEGIFAQHELYEELLSLADESKLLKFVNQRSTGSDLDKQKLQEKVRTSLNRLRRLGMIYFMGNDSSKFRITEAVFRFGADVRSGDDPREAQLRMIRDGEAMAVENSLSLHDESDESDITMRNATDSAEDEQE, from the coding sequence ATGTCATCAACAAATATTGAAGTAGTAATGCCGGTTAAGCTGGCTCAGGCATTGGCCAACTCATTGTTTCCGGCACTGGATAGCCAGTTGCGCGCTGGCCGTCATATCGGGATTGATGAGCTGGATAATCATGCTTTCCTGATGGATTTTCAGGAGCAACTGGAAGAGTTCTATACCCGCTATAACGTGGAGTTAATTCGCGCACCTGAAGGTTTCTTCTATCTGCGCCCACGTTCTACCACGCTTATCCCGCGCTCAGTGTTATCTGAGCTGGATATGATGGTGGGCAAAATTCTTTGTTACCTGTATCTCAGCCCGGAACGTCTGGCTCATGAAGGTATTTTCGCCCAACACGAGTTGTACGAAGAGCTGCTAAGCCTGGCCGATGAGAGCAAATTGCTGAAGTTCGTTAACCAGCGCTCAACCGGCTCGGATTTAGATAAGCAGAAGTTACAGGAAAAAGTACGCACCTCGCTCAATCGGCTGCGCCGTTTGGGCATGATTTACTTTATGGGCAATGACAGCAGCAAGTTTCGCATCACTGAGGCGGTATTCCGTTTCGGTGCCGATGTGCGCAGTGGCGATGATCCACGTGAAGCTCAGTTGCGTATGATCCGCGATGGCGAAGCTATGGCAGTAGAGAACAGTCTGTCACTCCATGATGAAAGCGATGAAAGCGACATCACCATGAGAAATGCAACGGACAGTGCAGAGGATGAACAGGAATGA
- the mukF gene encoding chromosome partition protein MukF, whose amino-acid sequence MSEFSQTVPELVAWARKNDFSITLPTERLAFLMAIATLNGERLDGEMSEGELVDAFRHVSKGFEQTTETVAVRANNAINDMVRQRLLNRFTSEMADGNAIYRLTPLGIGITDYYIRQREFSTLRLSMQLSIVAQELQRAAEAAEEGGDEFHWHRNVFAPLKYSVAEIFDSIDMTQRLMDEQQHSVKEDIAALLNQDWRAAIASCEMLLSETSGTLRELQDTLEAAGDKLQANLLRIQEATIGNAGLDLVDKLVFDLQSKLDRIISWGQQAIDLWIGYDRHVHKFIRTAIDMDKNRVFAQRLRQSVQNYFDNPWALTYANADRLLDMRDEELSLRSEEVTGELPPDLEFEEFNAIREQLAAMIEQALLVYQQQKLPLNLGEVMRDYLAQYPRARHFDVARILVDQAVRLGVAEADFSGLPAEWLAINDYGAKVQAHVINKY is encoded by the coding sequence ATGAGTGAATTTTCCCAGACAGTACCCGAACTGGTCGCCTGGGCGCGGAAAAATGATTTTTCGATTACTCTGCCAACAGAGCGTCTGGCCTTTCTTATGGCTATTGCTACCTTAAACGGTGAGCGGCTGGACGGTGAAATGAGCGAAGGCGAGTTGGTTGATGCATTTCGTCACGTCAGCAAAGGTTTTGAACAGACCACAGAAACCGTGGCAGTGCGCGCTAATAACGCCATCAATGATATGGTGCGCCAGCGTTTGCTTAACCGCTTTACCAGCGAAATGGCTGATGGCAATGCTATTTATCGCCTGACGCCATTGGGCATTGGTATTACCGATTACTATATCCGCCAACGTGAATTTTCCACTCTGCGCTTGTCGATGCAGTTATCGATTGTGGCACAAGAGCTGCAACGGGCGGCAGAAGCGGCAGAAGAGGGCGGTGACGAATTCCACTGGCACCGTAACGTCTTTGCCCCACTTAAATATTCAGTTGCTGAAATCTTTGACAGCATCGATATGACACAGCGCTTGATGGACGAGCAGCAGCATAGCGTCAAAGAAGATATCGCGGCGCTGCTGAATCAAGATTGGCGTGCCGCCATTGCCAGCTGTGAAATGCTGCTGTCAGAAACCTCCGGTACACTGCGTGAGTTGCAAGATACGCTGGAAGCGGCAGGTGATAAGCTTCAAGCAAATTTATTGCGGATTCAAGAAGCCACTATCGGCAATGCAGGCTTGGATCTGGTTGATAAGTTAGTCTTTGATTTACAAAGTAAACTTGACCGTATTATCAGTTGGGGCCAGCAGGCGATCGATCTGTGGATTGGCTATGACCGTCATGTGCATAAGTTTATCCGTACTGCGATTGATATGGATAAAAACCGGGTATTCGCCCAGCGCCTGCGCCAATCGGTGCAAAATTATTTTGATAACCCTTGGGCCTTAACCTACGCCAATGCAGATCGCTTGCTGGATATGCGCGATGAAGAGTTGTCGCTGCGTAGTGAAGAGGTAACAGGGGAACTGCCACCGGATCTGGAATTTGAAGAATTTAATGCCATCCGTGAGCAGTTGGCCGCCATGATTGAACAGGCGTTGCTGGTGTATCAACAGCAAAAACTGCCGCTCAATCTGGGGGAAGTTATGCGCGATTATCTCGCGCAATATCCGCGTGCTCGTCATTTTGACGTGGCTCGTATCCTGGTCGACCAGGCTGTTCGCCTTGGTGTGGCCGAAGCCGATTTCTCAGGGTTACCAGCTGAATGGCTGGCAATCAATGATTACGGAGCCAAGGTGCAGGCACATGTCATCAACAAATATTGA
- the cmoM gene encoding tRNA uridine 5-oxyacetic acid(34) methyltransferase CmoM, whose translation MQDRNFDDIAEKFSRNIYGTTKGMIRQAVVWQDITGLLAQLPQRPLRILDAGGGEGHMACQLAALGHQVLLCDLSAEMIQRAKIAAEEKGVSHNMQFVQSAAQDITQHLAQPVDLILFHAVLEWIAEPQQVLQILFNALNPGGALSLMFFNANGLVMRNAVLGNFQLAIPGVKRRRQRSLSPQYPLDPPTVYGWLEQMGLSISGKTGVRVFHDYMKNKQQQVDEFAELLALEQRYCRQEPFISLGRYVHVMAFKPNLKDPL comes from the coding sequence ATGCAGGATCGCAATTTCGATGATATTGCCGAGAAATTCTCGCGCAATATCTACGGCACGACGAAGGGAATGATCCGTCAGGCGGTGGTGTGGCAAGATATCACCGGGCTGTTAGCGCAGTTACCGCAACGCCCGTTACGGATTTTAGATGCAGGTGGTGGTGAAGGGCATATGGCTTGCCAATTGGCGGCATTGGGCCATCAGGTTCTATTATGTGACCTGTCTGCCGAGATGATCCAGCGTGCAAAAATTGCGGCTGAAGAAAAAGGTGTGAGCCACAACATGCAATTTGTACAAAGTGCGGCTCAGGACATCACCCAACATTTAGCACAGCCCGTTGATCTGATATTGTTCCATGCGGTTTTAGAATGGATTGCAGAGCCACAACAAGTTCTGCAAATACTTTTTAATGCGCTAAACCCAGGTGGCGCGCTATCGTTGATGTTTTTCAATGCCAATGGGCTGGTGATGCGTAATGCGGTATTAGGTAACTTTCAATTGGCGATACCGGGCGTTAAAAGACGTCGGCAGCGCTCGTTGTCGCCGCAATACCCTTTAGATCCCCCGACGGTATATGGTTGGCTTGAGCAAATGGGTTTATCCATTAGCGGTAAGACGGGAGTGCGGGTGTTTCACGATTACATGAAAAATAAACAGCAACAAGTTGATGAGTTTGCTGAATTATTGGCGTTGGAACAGCGCTATTGCCGGCAGGAGCCCTTTATCAGTTTGGGGCGCTACGTGCATGTCATGGCGTTTAAGCCGAATCTGAAGGACCCATTATGA
- the elyC gene encoding envelope biogenesis factor ElyC, with protein MLFTLKKFVGGLLMPLPFLLIVMGLALILLWFTRWQKSGKTLFTLSWLALLLISLQPVADRLLLPLEKQYATYQGNDPVDYIVVLGGGYTFNPNWAPSANLFANSLPRVTEGIRLSRAHPNAKMVFTGSAGPNSQSSAKTAAQVAESLGVPAADIIALEQPKDTVEEAAAVAALVGDKPFLLVTSASHLPRAIKFFTAKGLHPIPAPANQLAITTPLHSWERTIPAAAYLGHSERAWYETLGLLWQKLTGNKNDE; from the coding sequence ATGCTTTTTACCCTAAAAAAGTTTGTTGGCGGCTTATTAATGCCATTGCCCTTTCTGCTTATCGTTATGGGGCTGGCGTTAATCCTATTGTGGTTTACCCGCTGGCAAAAAAGCGGCAAAACGCTTTTTACACTAAGTTGGCTGGCATTATTGCTTATTAGCCTGCAACCGGTCGCCGATCGCCTATTATTGCCGCTGGAAAAACAATACGCCACATATCAGGGAAATGACCCGGTAGATTACATTGTTGTCCTTGGTGGCGGCTACACGTTTAATCCGAATTGGGCGCCAAGCGCTAATTTATTCGCAAATAGTTTGCCGAGGGTAACGGAGGGGATCCGGCTATCTCGCGCCCATCCCAACGCCAAAATGGTATTTACTGGCAGCGCCGGCCCGAACAGCCAAAGCAGTGCAAAAACGGCGGCACAGGTAGCGGAAAGTTTAGGGGTTCCAGCGGCAGATATTATTGCCTTGGAGCAGCCCAAAGATACTGTTGAAGAAGCGGCAGCAGTGGCAGCATTGGTGGGTGATAAACCTTTTTTGTTGGTGACGTCAGCCAGCCATTTACCTCGTGCGATTAAATTTTTCACTGCCAAGGGGCTGCATCCTATTCCTGCCCCAGCCAATCAGTTAGCCATTACTACCCCATTACATAGCTGGGAGCGCACTATTCCGGCAGCCGCCTATTTAGGCCATTCCGAGCGTGCCTGGTATGAAACATTGGGGCTACTGTGGCAAAAGTTAACGGGCAATAAAAATGATGAATAA
- a CDS encoding YcbJ family phosphotransferase, which translates to MEQLKAELSVVLGESITRLERISEQPYAHLYAMYNQQGQAIPLLAKSYVCQGIAQQEAYKLSMLSREGDIRLPTVYGLVMTHQSPYKEILLMERLRGVSVEAPTRTGERWNALMDQIVEGVLAWHRIDSHGCVGNVDSTQENDWFSWYQQRVEVLWATLSNMNSPLMTLEDRAVLYRARAALNSLFAGFDDSSVLVHGNLTLRSMLKDPRSDQLLAMLNPGPMLWAPREYDLFRLSEEGMPSQLFYRYLSKAPVSESFVARRWLYTLWELVSRFIHTGNLDRTLFDNAAQQLLPWLE; encoded by the coding sequence ATGGAACAACTGAAAGCTGAGTTAAGTGTCGTGCTCGGGGAGTCTATTACCCGCCTTGAACGCATCAGCGAGCAGCCATATGCCCACTTGTATGCGATGTATAATCAGCAGGGGCAGGCTATCCCATTGTTGGCAAAGAGTTATGTCTGTCAGGGAATTGCGCAGCAAGAGGCCTATAAACTTTCAATGCTCTCACGTGAAGGTGATATCCGCTTGCCGACGGTGTATGGTTTAGTCATGACCCATCAATCCCCTTATAAAGAAATTCTGCTGATGGAACGCTTACGTGGCGTTTCGGTAGAGGCACCCACTCGGACAGGGGAGCGTTGGAATGCGCTGATGGATCAGATAGTTGAAGGAGTATTAGCTTGGCACCGGATTGATAGCCATGGGTGTGTCGGCAATGTTGACAGCACACAAGAGAATGATTGGTTTAGTTGGTATCAGCAACGAGTTGAAGTGCTGTGGGCCACGCTGTCTAATATGAATTCACCCCTAATGACTTTGGAAGATCGGGCGGTGCTTTATCGTGCTCGGGCAGCACTAAATAGTCTTTTCGCCGGTTTTGACGACAGTTCCGTACTGGTTCACGGCAATTTGACTTTGCGCAGTATGCTCAAAGATCCCCGCAGTGACCAACTGTTGGCGATGCTTAATCCCGGCCCAATGCTATGGGCACCGCGTGAGTATGATTTATTCCGCCTCAGTGAAGAGGGGATGCCAAGCCAGCTATTTTATCGCTACCTTAGCAAAGCGCCGGTTTCTGAATCTTTTGTGGCGCGCCGCTGGCTCTATACTCTTTGGGAACTGGTTTCCCGTTTTATTCATACCGGTAATCTGGATCGCACTTTATTTGATAATGCCGCCCAGCAACTTTTACCCTGGTTAGAATAG
- the kdsB gene encoding 3-deoxy-manno-octulosonate cytidylyltransferase yields the protein MSFIAIIPARYASTRLPGKPLADIAGKPMVVHVMERALESGASRVIVATDHPEVVTAVEAAGGEVCLTRADHQSGTERLAEVIERYGFADDQIIVNVQGDEPLVPPEIIRQVAENLAASSAGMATLAVPIESSEEAFNPNAVKVVMDAQGYALYFSRAAIPWERERFAQSKETIGDCFLRHIGIYAYRAGFVRRYVNWAPSQLEQIELLEQLRVLWYGEKIHVAVAKAVPAVGVDTQEDLDRVRAIMLNK from the coding sequence ATGAGTTTCATTGCTATAATTCCCGCCCGTTATGCTTCAACCCGTCTACCAGGCAAGCCACTGGCGGATATCGCTGGCAAACCGATGGTAGTACATGTGATGGAGCGAGCGTTGGAGTCAGGTGCTTCCCGGGTGATTGTGGCAACAGACCATCCGGAAGTGGTGACTGCGGTTGAAGCGGCGGGTGGCGAAGTGTGTCTAACCCGGGCTGATCATCAATCCGGTACCGAGCGCTTAGCGGAAGTTATTGAGCGTTATGGCTTTGCCGATGATCAAATTATCGTCAATGTGCAAGGGGATGAGCCACTGGTGCCACCAGAGATTATTCGCCAGGTTGCTGAGAATTTGGCAGCCTCCAGTGCGGGTATGGCAACATTGGCTGTGCCGATTGAAAGCAGTGAAGAGGCCTTTAACCCTAATGCCGTGAAAGTGGTAATGGATGCACAAGGCTATGCGCTGTATTTCTCGCGCGCCGCTATTCCGTGGGAAAGAGAGCGCTTTGCGCAGTCTAAAGAAACCATCGGCGATTGTTTCTTACGCCATATTGGCATTTATGCTTATCGCGCTGGTTTTGTGCGCCGTTATGTTAATTGGGCACCGAGTCAACTTGAGCAAATCGAGCTGTTAGAGCAATTGCGAGTGTTGTGGTACGGTGAAAAAATTCACGTTGCTGTGGCAAAAGCAGTACCCGCAGTTGGCGTTGATACCCAAGAAGATTTGGACAGAGTTAGAGCCATTATGCTCAATAAATAA
- a CDS encoding Trm112 family protein yields MDHRLLEIVACPVCNGKLYFNKENLELVCKADNLAYPVRDGIPVLLENEARPLPIDEKHA; encoded by the coding sequence ATGGACCACCGTTTACTCGAAATCGTTGCCTGTCCTGTCTGCAACGGTAAGTTGTACTTCAATAAAGAAAACCTTGAATTGGTATGCAAAGCTGACAATCTGGCTTACCCGGTGCGTGATGGCATTCCGGTATTGTTAGAAAACGAAGCCCGCCCACTGCCAATTGATGAGAAACACGCATGA
- a CDS encoding cold-shock protein, giving the protein MTLKMGRVKWFNQSEGYGFISPHDGSLDVYVSKTAIANTKNKSLSEGQDVEFSTYRSIHGPSAADVIAF; this is encoded by the coding sequence ATGACGTTAAAAATGGGTCGCGTGAAATGGTTCAATCAGTCCGAAGGCTACGGTTTCATTTCACCACACGACGGTAGTTTGGATGTGTATGTCAGCAAGACAGCCATTGCCAACACCAAAAACAAATCACTGAGTGAAGGGCAGGACGTTGAATTCTCTACTTATCGTAGTATTCACGGGCCGTCAGCCGCAGATGTGATCGCTTTCTAA
- the cspE gene encoding transcription antiterminator/RNA stability regulator CspE, protein MSKKTGQVKWFNEAKGFGFIEQHDGGKDVFVHFSAIATDGFKTLAEGQRVEYTIQDSPRGPAAANVVAL, encoded by the coding sequence ATGTCTAAGAAGACTGGTCAGGTTAAGTGGTTCAACGAAGCTAAAGGTTTTGGTTTTATTGAACAGCATGATGGCGGTAAAGATGTGTTTGTTCACTTCTCCGCAATCGCAACTGATGGTTTCAAGACTTTGGCTGAAGGCCAGCGTGTTGAATATACCATCCAAGACAGCCCGCGCGGGCCGGCTGCTGCGAACGTTGTTGCTCTGTAA